In Acidimicrobiia bacterium, a single genomic region encodes these proteins:
- a CDS encoding aldo/keto reductase: MRYRRFGASELMVSEVGFGTWTLASDWWGRVDDKDGLLHAALDAGVTFFDTAPVYGRDGVGESLLAGLLAAHREEIVLTTKCGYDIDAPRQHPGQSERPQDWRPASIRGQLEASLRRLGTDYVDLYQLHNARLDPILDDELWAVLEGLRDEGKVRELGVALGPAIGWVQEGLESLRRRPIASLQTVFNVLEQEPGLTFAAEPSVTEGRVGLIARVPHASDVLSGKIDRDTVFAADDHRAHRNRDNMLDNFEKAETLTFLWDDGERTMAQAAIAGILANPAFTTVLPTCVTVEEVREYAAASDRPLTLEDKARLDQLWDRNFDHVDRYQMPLKSSA, translated from the coding sequence GTGCGATACCGCCGGTTCGGGGCTTCGGAGCTCATGGTCTCCGAGGTCGGGTTCGGAACCTGGACCCTTGCCAGCGACTGGTGGGGCCGGGTCGACGACAAGGACGGGCTGCTGCACGCGGCCCTGGACGCCGGCGTCACCTTCTTCGACACCGCGCCCGTTTACGGCCGCGACGGCGTCGGGGAATCGCTGCTGGCCGGGCTGCTCGCGGCCCACCGCGAGGAGATCGTCCTCACGACGAAGTGCGGCTACGACATCGACGCCCCCCGCCAGCATCCCGGCCAGTCCGAGCGTCCCCAGGACTGGCGTCCGGCGTCGATCCGCGGCCAGCTCGAGGCGTCCCTCCGGCGGCTCGGCACCGACTACGTCGACCTGTACCAGCTCCACAACGCCCGGCTGGACCCGATCCTCGACGACGAGCTGTGGGCGGTGCTCGAGGGCCTCCGAGACGAGGGGAAGGTGCGCGAGCTCGGGGTGGCCCTCGGCCCCGCGATCGGATGGGTGCAGGAGGGCCTGGAATCGCTGCGGCGGCGCCCGATCGCGTCGCTGCAGACGGTGTTCAACGTGCTGGAGCAGGAGCCTGGACTGACCTTCGCCGCCGAGCCGAGCGTGACCGAGGGCCGGGTCGGTCTCATCGCTCGCGTGCCGCACGCGTCGGACGTGCTCTCGGGCAAGATCGACCGCGACACGGTGTTCGCCGCCGACGACCATCGCGCCCACCGAAACCGAGACAACATGCTGGACAACTTCGAGAAGGCCGAGACCCTCACCTTCCTCTGGGATGACGGGGAGCGGACCATGGCGCAGGCGGCCATCGCCGGCATCCTCGCCAACCCCGCGTTCACCACCGTGCTCCCCACGTGCGTGACCGTCGAGGAGGTGCGGGAGTACGCGGCCGCGTCCGACCGGCCACTCACGCTCGAGGACAAGGCCCGGCTCGACCAGCTGTGGGACCGCAACTTCGATCACGTCGACCGGTACCAGATGCCCTTGAAGTCCAGCGCATGA
- a CDS encoding glycosyltransferase family 4 protein, with translation MRTPVAVLLSYRLGGADGVSVEARKWEWALRSLGFETRRVAGELEDGGRRDDTPLPFLRIGADVSVSADFDALDAAIAGADVVVVENLLSLPVNASAATGAAAVLARFPGRIVLHHHDLPWERPELTPAPGLPPPLPGALHVTISDHARATLAERGIEAVTIRNAFDPEPAPGDRDGTRRRLGLGEDEQVVVQPTRAIPRKGIRAGLGLAAQLADANPSVSTRYWLTGPDEDGYGPEVERILAGATVPVTRGRTERVADVYAAADLVVMPSSWEGFGNPVAEAMLAERPVACAPYPVLSELLALGVEVLPIGDALAVASFVEHPDLEVLRRNHQIVGRELSLARLPGRLAQAFAQVGWDRW, from the coding sequence GTGAGGACTCCGGTCGCCGTCTTGCTCTCCTACCGGCTGGGTGGCGCCGATGGCGTCTCGGTCGAGGCGCGGAAGTGGGAGTGGGCGCTGCGATCCCTCGGCTTCGAGACCCGGCGCGTCGCCGGTGAGCTCGAAGACGGGGGCCGGAGGGACGACACGCCGCTGCCCTTCCTGCGGATCGGCGCCGACGTGTCCGTCTCAGCCGACTTCGACGCCCTGGACGCGGCGATCGCTGGCGCCGACGTCGTCGTCGTGGAGAACCTGCTCTCCCTGCCCGTGAATGCGAGCGCAGCAACGGGTGCCGCCGCGGTGCTGGCGCGATTCCCGGGCCGGATCGTGCTTCACCACCACGACCTCCCGTGGGAACGACCCGAGCTCACCCCGGCGCCCGGCCTGCCTCCGCCGCTGCCGGGGGCGCTCCACGTCACAATCAGCGACCACGCCCGGGCCACGCTCGCTGAGCGCGGGATCGAGGCCGTCACCATCCGGAACGCCTTCGACCCAGAGCCGGCACCAGGGGACCGAGACGGCACCCGTCGACGGCTGGGGTTAGGCGAGGACGAGCAAGTCGTCGTCCAACCCACGCGGGCCATTCCACGGAAAGGGATCCGCGCCGGGCTCGGGCTCGCTGCTCAGCTGGCCGACGCAAACCCGTCGGTCAGCACGCGGTACTGGCTCACGGGGCCAGACGAGGACGGCTACGGCCCCGAGGTCGAGCGGATCCTTGCAGGCGCCACCGTGCCGGTCACGAGAGGTCGAACCGAGCGCGTCGCCGACGTGTACGCGGCGGCCGACCTCGTCGTGATGCCCTCGAGCTGGGAGGGCTTCGGCAACCCGGTGGCCGAAGCGATGCTCGCCGAGCGCCCGGTCGCCTGCGCCCCCTACCCCGTGCTGAGCGAGCTGCTGGCCCTCGGCGTGGAGGTGCTGCCGATCGGAGACGCTTTGGCCGTCGCCTCCTTCGTCGAGCATCCCGACCTCGAGGTCCTCCGACGCAACCATCAGATCGTCGGCCGGGAGCTCTCCTTGGCTCGGCTGCCGGGCCGGTTGGCGCAGGCGTTCGCCCAGGTAGGTTGGGACCGCTGGTGA